The sequence TCACCAGGACCTCGCATCAAGGCGGATACATCCGTAGATTCCCCAACAACCCCTTATTCGCGCTGATGTTCACGCAGGTTCGCTCCACCAACCGCCGAGTTACGCCCGGCGACGTGAACGGCCGTGCCGTGATGAAGGCCGTTTATGTGGTGCTCGAACCCCAGTACCAAAACGCCCTAACCCAGGCCGCCAACTCGCTCAATGCCCAGAACGGCCCCCTGGCGATCGAACTGAGCGGCTACCTGATCGAGGAATTGCGCGATCCCCAGAACTACGCCGATTTCCAGGCCGATGTGGCCGCGGCGGATGTGTTTATCGCTTCGCTGATCTTCATTGAAGATCTGGCACAGAAGGTGGTGGAAGCTGTGGCGCCTCACCGCGACCGGCTCAAGGCAGCAGTGGTGTTTCCCTCCATGCCGGAGGTGATGCGGCTAAATAAGCTCGGCACCTTCTCGATGGCCCAGCTGGGCCAGAGCAAGAGCGCCATTGCCAGCTTCATGAAAAAGCGCAAGGAGGCGGGCGGCGCAGGCTTCCAAGACGCGATGTTGAAGCTGCTCAATACCTTGCCTACAGTTCTTAAATACCTGCCGGTGGAGAAGGCGCAAGATGCGCGTTCTTTCATGCTGAGCTTCCAGTATTGGCTGGGCGGCACGCCAGATAATCTCAGGAATTTTCTGTTGATGCTGGCCGACAAGTACGTCTTCCCCCGGGGCGGCTCGGGAGACCGGGCCGACCGTCCCGAGGTGGTTGTGGCCGAGCCCGAGGTATTTCTCGACCTGGGCATTTGGCACCCACTAGCTCCGGGGATGTTTGAAGATCTCAAGGAATATTTGAATTGGAATTCAAGCCGCGGCGATCTCAGCGAGCAGGCCCGTAATGGTCCGGTGATCGGTCTAGTGCTGCAGCGCAGCCACATAGTTACCGGCGATGAAGCTCACTATGTGGCGATCATTCAGGAGCTGGAATATCGCGGCGCCACCGTAATTCCGGTCTTCTGCGGCGGGCTCGACTTCACCAAGCCGGTGAATGCTTTCTTCTACGACCCGCTCAACCCCGACATGCCGTTGGTGGATGGGGTGGTGTCACTGACGGGTTTTGCCCTAGTGGGTGGTCCAGCCCGGCAGGACCACCCCAAGGCGATTGAGGTGCTTAAAAAGCTGAATCGCCCCTACATGGTGGCGTTGCCATTGGTGTTTCAAACCACCCAGGAGTGGGAGGAGAGCGATCTAGGTCTGCACCCTGTCCAGGTAGCACTGCAGATCGCCATCCCTGAACTCGATGGCGCCATTGAGCCAATAGTGCTCAGCGGCCGCGACGACGCCACCGGTAAAGCTCACACCCTGCAAGACCGGGTTGAGGCGATCGCCGAGCGCGCAATCCGCTGGGCCTCCTTGCGGATCAAGCCCCGGGCTGAAAAGAAGCTGGCGATCACCGTGTTCAGCTTCCCCCCTGATAAGGGCAACGTCGGCACGGCGGCGTATCTAGATGTATTTGGTTCGATCTTCCGGGTGCTGGAGGAGATGAAAGCCAAGGGCTACGACGTGCAGAACATGCCGCGGGATTCCAAGGCGCTGATGGAAGCCGTGATCAACGATCCAGAAGCCCTCCAGGGTGCACCGGAGCTCTCGATCGCCCACCGCATGAGCGTGGAGGAATACGAGCGCCTCACCCCCTATTCCGAGCGGCTTGAAGAAAACTGGGGCAAGCCCCCCGGCAACCTGAACAGCGACGGCACCAACCTGCTGATCTACGGCCGCCACTTCGGCAATGTGTTCGTGGGTGTCCAGCCCACCTTTGGCTACGAGGGCGACCCGATGCGGCTGCTCTATTCACGCAGCGCCAGCCCCCACCACGGCTTTGCCGCCTACTACACCTATTTAGAGAAGGTGTGGCAGGCCGATGCGGTACTGCACTTCGGCACCCACGGTTCGCTGGAGTTCATGCCCGGCAAGCAGATGGGCATGAGCGAAACCTGCTACCCCGATTCCCTGATCGGCGCCCTACCAAATCTTTATTACTACGCCGCCAACAACCCTTCAGAAGCCACCATCGCCAAGCGGCGAGGCTATGCCTCCACGATCAGCTACCTCACCCCACCGGCTGAAAATGCCGGCCTGTATCGGGGCCTCAAGGAGCTGGGCGAGCTGGTGGGCAGCTACCAGCAACTGAGAGAGGGCAGCCGGGGCGTACAGATCGTCAACGCGATCGTGGAAACGGCGCGCCAGTGCAACCTCGACAAAGATGTGGTGTTGCCTGATGCCGATGCCTCGGAGATCGGCCTCGACGGCCGCGATGGCGTGGTGGGGGCGGTGTATCGCCAGCTGATGGAGATCGAAAGCCGGCTGCTGCCCTGCGGCCTGCACACGATCGGCAAGCCACCTACTGCCGAGGAGGCAATCGCCACCCTGGTGAATATCGCGGCGCTCGAGCGCGAGGAAGATGGCCTGCGCTCCCTGCCGGGCCTGCTGGCCGAGAGCCGGGGCCGCACGATTGCCGACATCTACAAAGGCAACGACGACGGTGTGCTCGTCGATGTGGAGCTCAACCGCACGATCACTGAAGTGTGTCGCGCGGCGGTGGGCGCCATGGTCAAGGCCGTAACCGGAGCCGATGGCCGGGTAACCCTGCGCCAGAACTTCGCTTGGTTGTTTGCCCTGCTGGAGAAATTCGGCTTCCAACTGCCCAGCCCCTGGCTGAGTGCCTGCCGCTCAGCTGGCTTCCCAGGGGTGGATCAAGCCGAGCTCGACAAGTTGTTTGGCTACCTGCGCTTCTGCCTTGAGCAGATCTGCGCGGATATGGAAATGCAGAGCCTGCTCAAGGCCCTCGATGGCGAATACGTGCTGCCCGGCCCCGGCGGCGACCCGATCCGCAACCCGGGCGTGCTGCCCAGCGGCAAGAACATCCACGCCCTTGACCCTCAGTCGATCCCTACCCGCGCCGCAATTGCTGCCGCCAAGGTGGTGGTAGATCGGCTAATCGAGCGCCAGAAGGCCGAGCAGGGCGCCTGGCCCGAAACGATCGCCTGCGTGCTCTGGGGCACTGACAACATCAAGACCTACGGCGAATCGCTGGCTCAAATCCTCTGGTTTATCGGCGTGCGGCCGGTGGCTGATTCCCTGGGCCGGGTCAACAAGCTGGAGCTGATTTCCCTGGAGGAGCTCGGCCGGCCCCGCATCGACGTCGTGGTGAATTGCAGCGGCGTATTTCGCGACCTATTTATCAACCAGATGGGTTTGATTGATCAAGGCGTCAAGATGGCAGCTGAGGCCGATGAGCCCCTGGATATGAACTTCGTGCGCCGCCACGCCCAGGAGCAGGCGGCGGCCCAGGGCGTGTCCCTGCGGGATGCGGCGACACGTGTGTTTTCCAATGCCAGCGGCAGCTACAGCTCAAACGTAAACCTGGCGGTGGAGAACAGCACCTGGGAGGAGGAGAACGAACTGCAGGAGATGTATCTGTCCCGCAAGACATTTGCTTTCAACGCCGATAATCCAGGTGAGATGAACCAGAACCGCGAAGTATTCGAATCAGCTATGAAAACCGCTGATGTGACCTTCCAGAATCTGGATTCGGCTGAGATTTCCCTCACCGATGTGAGCCACTACTTCGATTCTGACCCCACCAAGCTGATCGCCGGCCTGCGCGACGATGGCAAGGCACCGGCAAGTTATATCGCTGATACCACTACGGCTAACGCCCAGGTGCGATCCTTGAGCGAAACCATTCGCCTCGATTCGCGCACCAAGCTGCTCAATCCCAAGTGGTATGAGGGCATGCTGAATAGCGGCTACGAGGGCGTACGCGAAGTGGCCAAACGGCTCAACTTCACCCTGGGCTGGAGCGCCACCAGCGGCTCGGTAGACAACTTCGTGTACGAGGAGGCAAACGACACCTTCATCAATGATCCGGAGATGCGCAAGCGTCTGATGGAGCTCAATCCCCACAGCTTCCGCCGCATCGTGGGCACCCTGCTCGAAGTAAATGGCCGCGGCTACTGGGAAACCAGCGATGAAAACATCGCCCAGTTGCAGGAGATCTATCAGGAGATCGAAGACCGGATTGAGGGGGTTACGGAGGGGTGAGAATTTCTTGCTTGCTCCACCGGCTCGACTCAGTTAGTGCGAAGCAAGTGCTTGGCCTTTTTGAGTAGGTAATGGATCTTCGACTCTGACCTGGGCCAGCAACGGCTCAGCCTGAAACCTTGCCTGCGAACTCCATCCAGGAAGCCTGCTTGCAGTTCGAAGCCACCTCCAGCGCAATCATGGAAGCAGCTGCTTCTGTTTGATTCCGCTGACAGCTGGCTCCATTGCTTTGCAGCCGCGCCAGCTTTGTAACGCAGCGTTCTGCAGCAACCCCGAGCGCTGCACCCAGCACTTCCATGACAACCGAAAAAATTGGTCTCAGGCCCATCGAGCTCGAGGTTCTTAACGAGGCAGAGCCCCTTTCGGTTCTGTATGGCCAAACAGCTGGCGCTATGCAGCAAGACCAGGACTACCGGCTCTTGGAGCATTCCTATCGCAATTCACCTGAATACGCCGCGATGGTGGAGCGCTACCCCCTGCTGCGCAGCTTGATATCCGCAAGCGCTTCATCTGAACTTATTGGCCATCCGGCGGGGTCTTAGTTACGGTGAATAATGATTTGGGAATGCTGGGCATGGGCTATGATCAATTGTTCACTTAATACGTAAGAGAATGTCTGAGATCGAGGAAATTAATAAGCTTGTCACGTTTGGACTGGTTGACGGCAAGCTGCGGATTCTTCAGGTTAATGCACATGTGTGGGGTGATGTTACTGGGAATATTCAGGGCAGTGTCCGCGGAGATATTTATGGAGATGTTGAGGGAAGCGTAGAAGGATATGTTGGCCGCGATGTCGGCGCAAATGTTGGGCGCCATGTCCTTGGTAATGTAAATGGCAATGTAGAGGGAAGCGTTTGGGGGGATGTTAAGGGCGATGTATGGGGTAACGTTTTTGGAAAAGTCGAGGGGAACGCTGAGGAGTAGTTCTGACAAAATTCGTGTAGTTTATTATTTCTAGAAACTTATTTGAATTCCGTTAATTATAAAGCTTTGCCCCTTTGCTCCTTTGGGTCGACTTTCTAGAGATTTTGAGCTGCTGAAGACTTCGCTCGACAGATGTTCATAAAACTAGGTTTATCCTTGGCTTAGTAAATTAACTTGTCCGATTAACTTTATTTAATAGCCTGGCCAATTTATTCGGAAAATGATAGAAGCAAGCCTCCCCCGGCGACGAGTAATAGTCCTGCCCAGCCAGTGGCTGAGGGGCGTTCGCCAAGAAAAGCAAAGCCTATGAGGGCTACCAGTAACAGGCTTAGACGATCAACAGGCACCACCAATGACGCGTCACCTTGTTTCAAGGCCCTAAAAAAGCAGAATGATGATAAGCCGCTAGCTATGCCAGAAAGGGTTATGAATGTCCATGTTTGTTGAGATAGTTCAAATGGATTACTCCATTTGCCAGAAGCAATTATGAGTAACGGCAGGAATATTGATACGACAACTGTGCGAATAAGGGTGGCTAAGTCTGCTTCTACATTCTCAAGTCCAATCTTTCCAAGTACGGCAGAGGCGCTGGCGAAAATTGCTGACATTAAGGCCCATGTGAACCAAAGTGGTAATACCGGAATTGGGCTCATTTAAATCTGGTATCCGCAAGTGCTGGGTTAAGTCTAAATTTCACATGAATGGCCAAAAAGAATTATGGTGCAGCCTTTTTTTTATTCTAGCCGAGCACCCCTCTGCCCGGAAAGATGACGCTTCTCCAGCCAGACCACTTCATTCACTGGGGGGCTTGATGGAACCGATCGACGCGTCGTTACAGCTAGGCCTCCTTTGGCTCTTGTTTTTATGCGGCTCCTTTCGATCTATTAACTTTGTATAGATCGTCAATAAAACTCCTTCCAGGGATAAGCCCCTTCAGCGAAGGTCCGAGCGATCGATCCATATGGAGCAGTTGCAGAAATTGGAGTTCTTCAACGTTCGTATAGCAATGCTTGGGATTATTAATTGCATGCCTCAGCCACTAATTTTTCGATCTAGCCATTGGGTCAACACATAGACTCCGATAAACATTGGTAGATATGCTATCCACATGTTTGGTAGGTTCAGCTCTGAGTTGTTGATTAGAACTAGTCCTCCGTAGCTGACTGCGCCATATATCATTGCCCTGCGCAGTGGTCCGGTGATCTTTTTCAAGCGAATTCGAAAGGCGAGTCAGGTCCAGGCTATGTGCGGCAGCAGTATTTGCACATTTATTGCTGCTCCCCCAGGCCACGCTTGGATCAGCGCTGCAGAGGGATGTAACAGAATCGTTACCAGGCACCCGTGACTCCGGATGAAGTGTTTTTGGGATTCAATGACAAGCTGGGTCACTACCGAACTGGAGATAGCCTGTATCTCTTCTCATTAAGCCACCTTTGGCCGCCACATAGTGGGTCCGAAGCTTTTGCATGTGTGGTTTCCGATTGGTTCAGCGTATTTTTCTGCGGTCTATCCATCTTGCTATGAATATGTAGTCACTTTTGCTAAATTGTTGGTTTCTGATTAGTTTTTGATCGTAGGTGACTGGCTGTTCTTGCTATTCGCTTTTCTTGTAATTTGTTTGTTGTTGGATTTTGTTTATAAAACTGTGGTTCCTCTGTCTGATGATATTATTATTGGTTGCTGCTGCCCGCAAATGGGGCGCAAAAAATCCATGCTTCCATCCTTTCGCAGATATTTACTCGGATGTGCTGCTTTGGTATCGGTCCTGGCGCCGAGCTTTGCTAGCTCTGTTCAGGCCGCTGAATGGTATTTCTATGTTAAAAATGATAGCAACTCCGCCATTACCCGTTTAGAGGCTAAGGAAAAAGGTGGTAGCTGGCTCAAGTTTGATTTAAATGGCGGAATTAGAGCAGGCAAGAAAGTTCGGATCGATTGGGCTGCTTCTACAAATGACGACGATTGTAAGCAATTTATCCGTGCTACTTTTGCCGATGGAAGCGTTACGAGTCCAACTTTGTTCGACTTCTGCAATGATCTAGATACGCCCATCGTGTTCGACTAGTGAGCTTTGTTTTTTAGGATTTAACGCTGGTTGCCTAAATTGAATGAGCTAATTTTATTGTCATGGCGTACATAGGTAGCTTCTTCCAGTCTGGATGGGCAAAAGCTATGCCATTATGGATTTGGCCCGAATCTAAGTCGACCCCCACTTCTCCTTCTGTTCATTCATTTTGGTTCCGTGTAATAAAATAGTGAGATCATGATGTTAAGTAGTTCCTCTCGTTTAGAGCGGCTAGGCCGTTTTCTGCTGCGGGGCTTACGTATTGGCGCAAGCACGGTGTCTATTATCGAGCTCCTTCGGAATGATTGGACCGGTGGCATCACTGCTGGGGTCGCCTGGTTTGTTTTTTTACAGGTGGAGCGACGATTGCCGCCTAGCTCTGCGGAGCCATCGTCTCCGGCAGATGGCCGGTCTTAACCCAGATAGTGCAACCGGCTTCGCTCCACGGCCTGTGCACGCTTCCGGGCGGATTGCGCAGCCAGCTACCAGCTTGATAGGTGCCGTGTTCGTCCTGGAATACGCCAGCGAGCACCAGAATCTCCTCCCCACCTGGATGGCTGTGGGGCTGAAACACCGTGCCCGGTGCCCATCGCACTAGGGCTAGATGTTCAGAACCAAAGGCGTGTAGTGGCAGCACTTCTAATCCCTTGACTAGACCTGGAAGCCAGGCTTTTTTGTTGGTGTCTATCACCAGCTGAAGCTGATCTGCCGGGTGCATCTGGTGCAGTTTCACCAAGATGGTGCAGCCCGCTACGCTGAATGGAGCATGGTTGGAGCCAGCGGGGTTGCGCAGGTAGGTGCCGGCTGGGTAGTCGCCTTGCTCATCTGAGAAGGTGCCCTCCAAGACCAGGATCTCCTCGCCACCGCCATGAAGATGGCGCTCGAAATGGCTGCCTGGGGCATAGCGCACGATCGAGGTTGCCCGGGCTACCTCGCCGCCATTGCGATCAAGCAGGCGCCGCTCCACCCCAGCCATTGGGGAGTGGTTCCAATCGAGAGCATTGGTGTCCAGCACCGCCCGCTGACTGAGGTCTGCATGGAGCTTCATAAGGTGGATTCTGGCTCCTAATGGTCGAGAGTAGTAGCTAATGGTGCGGTCTTCTGGTCTAGTCGCGCTGCTGGAGACGTGACCCCCTGCCCGCTGTCGTGAGCCAGCATCCCAAGGGATAGTTGAAGAGAGTTCTCCTGCCTGCCAATACTCACCTGTGTCCTGGAGCGGGTGGCATCGGGAGCCCCGTCTGGATACCTCCTTGACTGAAATACAACGGTTGTTGAGGCTGGCTGTGCTGACAAGCAGCGGCTTATTTAACTCAAAAGTGCAGCACTCGAATCCTGACCATTGCTAGTGGCCAGATTAAAAGGGGAGGCAAGGTTTTGTGCTCCCTAGCTCCTTTGCCAAGATAGCCATGAAAAACCTACTGTTCCCGATGCTGGGACTGCTCATGCTGGCTGCAACTGGCATGCCAGCCATGGCAGAGCAGCGTGGAGGGCCTAACTCAGGTGGAGATCGTCCTCAAACACCCGCAGAGTTAGGCAACAGCGACAATCCCTGCGGTGCCCAGCAACGACCATGCGCTTGGTAAGGACTGCACTGTTCACCTATCCCAGTTAGGGTTTCTGTGCTCCCTTGATATTCTTGTCAAGGGCTTCAATTTAGTTTCCTTACGGATTAAGTTGCGAAGGGATCTCCACATGGGGATCCAATTTCTACTCATCAAGGGCCAGCTTTCATAGGTCCTAAGGTTTGCGTCTGAGTTTTAGCGGATTGATCCTGAAGCTGCCCAATTAGCTCAAAACTGATTCATCACTATCGGTCCGATTACGTTAGTGCTGGTCACTGGCTTGATTTTCGCTAAGCATCGATTCAGAACCCTATTGAAAACAATATGATGTGATACTTCAGGCATAAAGGGGCTTGGCACTAATGACCGCAGTCCTTCGTCGAGAGAGGCAGACCAATGTCAGGCGCTCCAGGCCTGCTTTTGATGACAATGCGCCCATTAACTGCCAAAGTGAATCGTGCCTGCCTGTCACAACAGAAAGGAAATTGCTCAGAGAGCTGGTTGCCATCGCCTTGAGCCTGTTGATGCTGCTTACGGCACCAAGCGCTCACGCCAGTACCACCACCGCGCAACATTTCCTCTGTGAGGGCGACTCGCTGGAAGCAATCGCCTTCAACGGGGCTGTGGATGCTGTAGGGATCCCCAATAGCAACGCCGATACAGTGCCCGGAGCCTTCATGGTGCTGCGCTGGCGCGAACTTAGTCTGCAATTACCACGCACCAACAACGCTGGGATTCCCAGTTACTCCGATGGGCGCTGGTGGTGGCAGG is a genomic window of Cyanobium sp. Tous-M-B4 containing:
- a CDS encoding magnesium chelatase subunit H translates to MFTQVRSTNRRVTPGDVNGRAVMKAVYVVLEPQYQNALTQAANSLNAQNGPLAIELSGYLIEELRDPQNYADFQADVAAADVFIASLIFIEDLAQKVVEAVAPHRDRLKAAVVFPSMPEVMRLNKLGTFSMAQLGQSKSAIASFMKKRKEAGGAGFQDAMLKLLNTLPTVLKYLPVEKAQDARSFMLSFQYWLGGTPDNLRNFLLMLADKYVFPRGGSGDRADRPEVVVAEPEVFLDLGIWHPLAPGMFEDLKEYLNWNSSRGDLSEQARNGPVIGLVLQRSHIVTGDEAHYVAIIQELEYRGATVIPVFCGGLDFTKPVNAFFYDPLNPDMPLVDGVVSLTGFALVGGPARQDHPKAIEVLKKLNRPYMVALPLVFQTTQEWEESDLGLHPVQVALQIAIPELDGAIEPIVLSGRDDATGKAHTLQDRVEAIAERAIRWASLRIKPRAEKKLAITVFSFPPDKGNVGTAAYLDVFGSIFRVLEEMKAKGYDVQNMPRDSKALMEAVINDPEALQGAPELSIAHRMSVEEYERLTPYSERLEENWGKPPGNLNSDGTNLLIYGRHFGNVFVGVQPTFGYEGDPMRLLYSRSASPHHGFAAYYTYLEKVWQADAVLHFGTHGSLEFMPGKQMGMSETCYPDSLIGALPNLYYYAANNPSEATIAKRRGYASTISYLTPPAENAGLYRGLKELGELVGSYQQLREGSRGVQIVNAIVETARQCNLDKDVVLPDADASEIGLDGRDGVVGAVYRQLMEIESRLLPCGLHTIGKPPTAEEAIATLVNIAALEREEDGLRSLPGLLAESRGRTIADIYKGNDDGVLVDVELNRTITEVCRAAVGAMVKAVTGADGRVTLRQNFAWLFALLEKFGFQLPSPWLSACRSAGFPGVDQAELDKLFGYLRFCLEQICADMEMQSLLKALDGEYVLPGPGGDPIRNPGVLPSGKNIHALDPQSIPTRAAIAAAKVVVDRLIERQKAEQGAWPETIACVLWGTDNIKTYGESLAQILWFIGVRPVADSLGRVNKLELISLEELGRPRIDVVVNCSGVFRDLFINQMGLIDQGVKMAAEADEPLDMNFVRRHAQEQAAAQGVSLRDAATRVFSNASGSYSSNVNLAVENSTWEEENELQEMYLSRKTFAFNADNPGEMNQNREVFESAMKTADVTFQNLDSAEISLTDVSHYFDSDPTKLIAGLRDDGKAPASYIADTTTANAQVRSLSETIRLDSRTKLLNPKWYEGMLNSGYEGVREVAKRLNFTLGWSATSGSVDNFVYEEANDTFINDPEMRKRLMELNPHSFRRIVGTLLEVNGRGYWETSDENIAQLQEIYQEIEDRIEGVTEG
- a CDS encoding EamA family transporter, producing the protein MSPIPVLPLWFTWALMSAIFASASAVLGKIGLENVEADLATLIRTVVVSIFLPLLIIASGKWSNPFELSQQTWTFITLSGIASGLSSFCFFRALKQGDASLVVPVDRLSLLLVALIGFAFLGERPSATGWAGLLLVAGGGLLLSFSE
- a CDS encoding cupin domain-containing protein — its product is MKLHADLSQRAVLDTNALDWNHSPMAGVERRLLDRNGGEVARATSIVRYAPGSHFERHLHGGGEEILVLEGTFSDEQGDYPAGTYLRNPAGSNHAPFSVAGCTILVKLHQMHPADQLQLVIDTNKKAWLPGLVKGLEVLPLHAFGSEHLALVRWAPGTVFQPHSHPGGEEILVLAGVFQDEHGTYQAGSWLRNPPGSVHRPWSEAGCTIWVKTGHLPETMAPQS